The DNA segment ACCATTTAACTGGTAATTTAGTCTTTTGCAATTATGTGACTTATTTCACTAAGCGATGCAACCATGACAGGGCAAATTGTATCTCTTACTTCTGGGGACGACTGCACTTAGTTTGGTAAGTAGTTGTTCTTAAGGATTTCACGTATTTGGAATGTGTTAAAAGAGATAAGACCAAATGCCTGGTATCTGCTAATAAGATGCTAGATCTCAGCATACAGCTTGGCCCTATAAGACCCTTTTCGTCTGATTATTCAATTCACGGTTAATCTGCAATATGGATACACTTTGAAGAGTGCTTGCTACACATaccacatataatttttttttttttttttttttgttcctccCCCTTTTGGTTTCAAGTAAGTCGACATATTTTGCAGGTGACCACTCCATTGCTATTCAAGCTGATCCCTGCAGTCATACATCTTGGTGTTCTGCTGCGATGGTTCACCCCTGATAGCAACGAGGTAATTagtcttttttttatgatgaactGTCCATTTTGTAGGATGTTTGGATGTTTTGTATGATGATGATAAACTGGTTCCGTATGCAGTTAGGGTATAAAGGTGATAACATCCGGTCAGATAGTGCAAATAAGCGAGTAACTCTAATGATTCAGGGCGCTCATGATTCATGACGAGAAATTCACTGAGAGTCTACTGCATGGATGCAGCTACAGTAGTGATTCGGTTGACTAGCTCGGTAGATGATTTAGGAGGAACATGTATTGAAGTGATTGATACAGGGAGAGCATGATATTGCAAGGCGCATATAAGATTTCAAAAGCACAAATGAGATCTACCCTGATCTGCCATTTGgacaagcatatatatatatatatatatatatatatatattatatattatatatatatatatatatatattttatatataaaaaaaatggcGGGAGAGAATGGGTTTCGGTAAGCTCTACCGGTTTTTGAAGTTAAGCACTTGTATGGGATGACATTTGTCCTGTGGTAGTGCAGATTTTTGTGTAAAGTACTTGGCTGAAATGTATCCTTAGTTCGTCGGTGTACTGGAATTGTAACCTTCGGGATTGCCATTACATTCATTCAATCAAATTGTAGAGAAAGTTGATTTGTGCAACACTCTTAAGGTTTTGTAGTTTGTGCTGTTTTCCCAAATCTTGTGAAAACAGTAGCAATTTCGGCATCTCCGATCCTACTACTCGATTGCGTTTGTGCTGTATAGCCACCGTGAGGAGAGAGAAAGACTGAGTGTGTGCTGGTTGGATTCGTGGCGCGCGTGAAGGATGACAGCTCCTTGCTGTCAGATCCAGTAGGCGGCCCCCACAAATGCACAATCCAAAAGTGACATTTATCCTCAGAACGATCCAAGAATaccaaaataaaaaactaaaaaattgGAGTAGGAATGGTGTAGGAGATCTGACAGGTGTATCGAGTAGACCGGCTGCCTCAACCACAAACGGACAAGACGTGACTCCTCTCTGTATGTGTGTCGTCTATCCtgggaagaatccaacaccgaaagCAAAAGGAGTGGGATTGTGTCCACTTACTAGCACGGACGGGGAGAGACCTTCGACGATCAGAAGATGAACACAAATTCTTCGTGGGAGTCACTTTCATTAAACTCTTTTTTATACTCAGTTCTCATGTAAATTCGAATAAATTTATTTTCTCAACCTAAATtcagtattaaaaaaaaatacataggAGCATCCAAAATATCGTCTTCTATAcctcttttattttattaaaatattattacttaaaaatatatatttataaaattactaagtattattattattattattattattattattattattattcctaaTTAAATTCTTAACCTCGATCATAATCCTGgtgggtcaaaaaaaaaaaaattaaattaaattaaattagaacTTTCTTTTAAGTAATTAATTATTAATCAAAGTTATTAAAAGAATTGCCAACCCTATCAGTCAATCAAAGGTCTCGTTCACCTTTCTTTTGCGTTAGGTTTGGCGGTCCGCAACTTTTTATCATTCGGCTGTCAGCCCATCCATTGGATGGCGCTCTGCCCTCCAGCTGAACTCATCTTTGGCGAAGGTGAATCAGATGCCACGGTCAGCCTCCTCGGTTACCGACCCTAGAAAGCAGAAACGACGCTCGACACCTTATCTTGCAATCAAGAGTAAAAGACGACGAAACGATCAATAATTGATTCGCGCATTCCCCTCGAACAGGATTGCTCCTTCGTGCCATCTGACCAAATGACAGAATTGTCGAGATCTGTCGCAGGACTGATACAGATATGGCGAGCCCGACAACTCTTGGTCCTACGTCTGCCACTATGTCCATCCAAATAAACTTCAGCTTCGACAAAGACATCGTCCTGTAGTTTGAGATGCATGGAAAAGGTTATCATGTCACATACTTCCGCTGCTACATCCTTTTTGCGACAAAGCAATGGATTTGGCATGGAGTGTGGCagaacataattatttgaatcatGTCATGTCATTCCTGAGCTAACGTTTACGATCTTCCTTTGCTTTCATGACTGTATGGATCGAGTTTCAGCACATTACAAGTGTTCGGAAGAGAAATAACAGAATAATATCACATTAGTAAATAAATATTGACCGAGTGAAGTCACATATATTAAGtttgatcataatatatatatatatatatatatatatatatatatatatatataatatgtcaaAGAATAATTAAAtttctttatttaaattatttttaaaaaatattagagtTCGCGGTACCATACATACTATACTACTATATGCATCCTTATGAATAAGATAAGGTAATCAATATGTTTGTCcataatctaataatttatatTGATATTGATAAATTCGATCGAGATATATCGAGTTTGAtctataatttagtaatttaaatttttggattgaattgataaataatgatataattatttatgatgataaaatattcatataatCGATCCCAAACAGTCGATACAATAGACGTTaaattgttattataatttacttATGCTAAAATCTTTTTCatcatcatccaattattttttgGCACTTTTCCCGAGAGTGTCAGAAAATGGAGTTCGATGGCGGCAAATCAAGCATTTCATCGAGTTCTTCATTCGTATTTCGTGTCTGAGTTGCTCTATTCATACGAACGTGAACCAGAAAGATCAGAGCATGACTGGAAAACATGGTATGCATGTCACCTTATACGAAACAAGAACAAAATTTACCATCATCAAAATAGTTGTTTCAACATAAAATCCGATCATcaaaattgatctttcttgactgCACACTGTTGACTATTTTCAGAAAGATCTCATCGTGTAGTGAGcaagaaagaaaattaaaaaccATGATTGACCCTTATCTGTTGGATCTCTGCAACTTCATGCTACATGGTTTTGGATGCAGCCCAGTTTCTTTTGATTCGGTCAATAGTGATGGCATTTATTGCAGTGATATGTAAGCGCTTGAATCATCAAACTTGTTTGCTATCGCAGTGATCTGTGACAGGCCACGAGAGCTTGGATAAGTCAACCGGATAAAAGATAACAAAGAACAGTCAGGCCACCCTAGCTTTGTTCTAATGTGATTTCTATGCAGAAAGAATTTTGGTTGTGGCAGAAAACATGCAGCTGTGCTTTGGCCAGCAATGAGAGAgacatatgatatttttttttcttgtagtcAAATAATTTTACCTCAAGTTTTCAATTCATGGATTGGAAGGCAGAGTTTTCGTCATTTCTGAGCCATACGGCCAGATTTCCTTTAATCACATTTTGGATGACGAGACAAACAGATGCATTGAGAGCTGTCACCATTAAGCCTTTCATGTGGATGTGTTCCCTCCTCGTTCTCGTTACTCTCGAAGATGTTTCGGAAAGATCAAgaccatatataaatataattttttttttttttctcttataataGTAAGTAGATATTATTAGTCAAATAAGAGTAAAAAAAAGGTTATATTAAACTTCTAAAAATGAAAGTAAAATTACGTACATGATCTTAAACTACTCTCGCACTTGAGCCCCATAAACCTAAACACTTAGACTTGGATAGATctacataaataaaataattattttattttatttataggtGTAGAATAATAATTTATAGGTGCAGAATAATAATTTAAACAAAAAGATCTCTTTAtactttttatataaataaatatttaaaaaataagattaaaaagtAATCATCTAAAATCTTTCAAAAGatgtattttaaattttcatacttaaaaatatttttttgaagatAAGTCCTGACTTACTTCGAAAATTTTCAAACGATCCTTCGGAGAAAGATTTTGTTTGGAAATAGATGTACATCCCATGGTCATTCGATATGAATGTTCTTGTTAATTTCACCGTATAGAAAGgtattttttatgtcaaattgtCAAAGCTTCCATTTAAGATTAGTTGCTCGTGTAATCGTTGATAGATATTATTTTTGGCCACAtgactaaatattttattataatcttatttatatttttgagaAAATTTACGTATAATAATTCTTATCTTATAATgatctatatttttatttaagttaTGTTTTTACCTTGTAGACTCATTTGCAAGTAATTAGATCTATATTTATAGGTTTTAGCATAAGATCTTAAGTTTTATTTCTTCATCCATCGCATCCTCTTATTCCTAAACACCTTTGGCTTTCTCAAAATAAATAGGCTTAAGATCATCAACTAGTTTAGAAAAGAAATAATGACATATGCTTACATTGTCTCTATCTTTGTAACATGctagtttaataattattattatttttattctcaatattaaaattttctcttCATGAACATTATTACTTTTATCACTTTGCTCTACCATTGGTAATGAAAAAATAATAGAAATAGATATATAAAAGGAAATATATAAGCTAAAATCCATAGGAGCTCTAGATGATAAACGAAACTCAACTATCAGTTTTGAGCATATATCACTTTTACTATTGTGATTGATATTTTGAAAAGAAACTTCATCGAGCATAATATCTCGAGATACTATATACCTATATGTTTGTGGATTCATACATTTTCAATATTTCTTcctttcatcatagtcaataaaaatatatttcttagcCTTAGCATCAAGCGTGCTTTTTTAGCATGATATGTGAACATAGCATAAAGAACTAATTACTATGAAATATTTAACATTTGGTTTCTTATCAAGCATAAGCCCTAAAGGAGACTTCATAATGATTGGACTAAGAAGTTTTCAATTAATAACAAAAGTTACACATGTTATACATTCTACCTATACAGTTTTAGATAAATTCTTTACATGAAGCCAATATTTATAAGTCTCCGTAAGATATTGAATCTTTCGTTCTGTCACACTATTTTATTGTGGTGTATTTATATATGAGTTcaactataaaatatttatctcaatcTTCATAAGTAAtattaaaataatctttttttatttataatatttcctCCTGTAATCTTaacatgataatttttcttgatataactTAGCTTGCCACACCTATAATACTTGATCTTCTTTTGATTTATATCATTGTTCCAAGAAGAGTCAATTTGCTATTAGCAATATCCttcttatctttattttttatttataaaaagggcATATTCATCTCCCtctaaagtaaaaaaaatctaaaggtTTTTGGGAAGCAAAAAGATTTTTTAATTTTACTAAAAATAATTGTTGAACCCATCcttaaataaatacaaaattttacgaataatataaattttcatttatgcataagaaatatACTTACTTGGATCTAAAGTAATATCTCTGAATATAAATctttaatcttaaaaaaaaaatactaagaaATTGAGAGATCCTCTTAGATGTCATTTATCAAATCATTCTCTAAGTACTCAAGTCGAGCTGTGTTGAACGATGCATCAAGAGTGATTCAAATCTTTAAGGTCGATTTACAACCAATAATATGTTTcaagataatataaaatataaatttatgttgTTGCATTGCCACGAACCAGATCTCATAGAGATAAAACTTCAAACAAGTTTTTTAGATCTTatagatatattaaaaaaagtttaatatcaAGCCAACCAACTCGATTATTGTAATTcatactaaaaaaatattatcttctttaCTAAAGAGATCTTGAAATATAGATTATTACCCTTGTGGTCATGATACTATGTGAAGAAAGGGAGAGGTAAAAGACATGCAATTATAATCATTTCTCAAAATAAGAACAATAAGATGATACTAGCTTgagattaaatcaaataaaagaagaagaaccaAGGTGGAagtagaaaagaaaagttatattgGATCTACATATcatctatttatagatataaaataataatttaaatcaagagttctttatctttataattttacctaatcaacttatttaaaagataagataaaatattttatatatatatatatatacattaatttTTTAACAGAAGAATCTGTAATCCACTGCTGCCACTGGGACTCTGTGTTCTTTTTCATGTATTACTTGTGTAATCAGACAAGAGTTGCTTTGACTACTTCAGCATTAGGTGGCCTAAGCACAGTAAGTAGAGAAATGGAAGCACGATTTGAGTTCTCATCTCGGCACAACCAAACGATTCGAGTCATAATAGGCAGCTGCAAAACGTCAGAGAAGACCTTTGTACGTACCTGTGCCAGTGTGGTTGTGTCACCGCCTTGGTTGCAGCAAGCTGGAGGAATCCATCAGCAACAATCTCGAGAGCATGGCTTCTTCACAGAGCTTGCTAGGTACCCCTCTCGATCGCTTTACTTGTCTTGATGTAAAACTCTTTGGAATATATGACTACTTACTTGGATTCAGCACCAGCATGATTTGGTTCTCCAATCTTGTTTTCAGCATTTCCCTCAAGCAAAATCTTTCTTTTCTCGTCCTCTTTCTGTGCACATACAGTTTGATCCTGTGGGGAATTTGTGTCATCTTTCAGGTTGGTTCCCTTGGGACTGCGGGGAAGTGTTCGATCTTGGATCCGCATGCACACAAAGAAGCTTGATAGATTTCCTCAACATTCTTTTCCTTGTCATCTACTCCTTCAGCCTGCTTATAATAGCTTGTTTCAGAAGGCAGTCCAACAGCTGGAGTAGATGCCGGCGACGGGATTTCATCGTCATCTCTGTTTGCTGTGCTTTAACTGGCATTGCATACTTCAGCGCTGGCGTCAGGGCTTTATCTCTGGAAGAACATGAGCTCATGAACTGGACATGGTTCTCTTACTTCGCCAGAAGCCTGATCTGGATAGCTGTAGCTGTTTCCTTGATCATTCAGCCCACTGAATGGGTACAAAATCTAAGCCTAATCTGGTGGACTTCATCTTCACTTGTCTCCTCTGCACATACTTTGAACCTCCTGCTGAACGATGGTCGTCGTAGCCTTCCAATCCTCGATCTGTTGTCGTGGTCTGTGAACCTGCTGCTTCTTTACTGCGCCATCAGGCTCGCCGTTCAGAGGTATCTTCACAAAGGCAATCCAAAAGACGGCATATCTCGACCCTTACCGAGCGACAACAGACCGAACCATGCTGCGGTGAAGAAGGCTGGCCTACTCGGTCGCCTGACGTTTTCATGGTTGAACCCTTTGCTGCGTCTGGGTTTCTCCAAGCCATTGCACCTCGACGACATACCTCCGCTGGATTTGGAAGACGAGGCGTCGTATGCCTATAAGAGATTCTTCCAGATCTGGGATGTCGGGCGTGGGGCAAAAGGAAAGAGCAGGAATTTGGTGTCCTCGGCACTGGCAGAGTGTTACTTGATGGAGATCTTGATCACAAGTGTCTATGCGCTTCTGAAAACAGTAGCAGTTTCAGCATCTCCGATCCTACTTTACGTGTTTGTGCAGTACAATTACCGCGAGGAGAAAGATCTGTTCATGGGCCTCGCACTGGTTGGAATCCTGGTGCTGCTGAAGCTGGTGGAGTCCCTGTCCCAAAGGCATTGGTTCTTCGAGTCGAGGAGGCTGGGCATGAGGATGCGTTCGGCGCTAATGGCAGCCATCTTCGAGAAGATGTTGAAGCTTTCGAGCCATGGCAGGAGAAAGCATTCCACGGGTGAGATCGTCAACTACATCGCGGTTGACGCCTACAGACTCGGGGACTTCCCTTACTGGTTTCACATGGCATGGAGTCTACCGCTGCAGCTGCTGTTCTCGGTGGCGATACTCTTTTGGGCTGTCGGCATCGGTGCACTTCCGGGGCTCGTTCCTCTGATCATCCTCGGGATCGCCAACGTGCCCTTCGCGAAGATCTTACAGAGTTACCAATCCAAGTTCATGTCGGCGCAGGACGAAAGACTGAGGGCAACATCCGAAGCCTTGAACAGCATGAAGATCATCAAGCTGCAGTCATGGGAGGAACACTTCAGGAAGATGATCCAAGATCTCAGAGACGTGGAGTTCAAGTGGTTGTCGGAGATCCAGAACAAGAAGGCCTACGGCTCTGCTCTGTATTGGATGTCTCCCACCATCGTTTCATCGGTAGTGTTTGCAGGCACGGCAGCCATGGGAAGCGCTCCTTTGAATGCCAGCACGATCTTCACGGTGCTCGCAACATTGCGTGTCATGTCGGAGCCTGTCCGAATGCTTCCTGAGGTCCTTTCGATCATGATTCAAGTCAAGGTATCATTAGATAGAATCAACACCTTCCTGCACGAAGACGAAATCAAAGAAGATGATGTCAAGAGAAGCCATCTACAGAACTCCAATCTCAGTGTCCAGTTGAGGAATGGGGTTTTCTGTTGGGAAGCAGGTGAATCTATCCCCACGCTAAAGAATCTTAATCTGACCATAAACAAAGGAGAAAAGGTAGCTGTTTGTGGGCCTGTTGGTTCTGGGAAATCATCATTGTTGTATGCCATACTTGGAGAGATACCAAAACTCTCAGGATCTGTGAGTCAGGAACATCAATTCTCTTAGATAGAACGGTTACTTCCTCGACGTAATCTTGAGATTGTAATGCTCTGTTCTTTTCAGGTTGAGGTCTTCGGATCGATCGCATATGTTTCGCAGACATCCTGGACTCAGAGCGGGACACTTCGTGACAACATTCTCTACGGGAAACCAATGGACGAGGCACTCTACGAGAAGGCCATCAAATCATGTGCACTGGACAAGGACATCGACAACTTCGACCATGGCGACCTCACGGAGATTGGACAGAGAGGACTGAACATGAGCGGGGGGCAGAAGCAGAGGATCCAGCTCGCTAGAGCAGTCTACAACGATGCAGACATTTATCTCCTCGACGATCCTTTCAGTGCAGTTGATGCGCATACTGCTGCGATCCTTTTCCATGTAAGAACGGCTGCTGCGTTTCTGAATGTAATGCTTTCGTCTGCATGTGTTGCCTAAACTACTGGTGGGACGATGAAAACCTGCAGGATTGTGTGATGTCTGCTCTGGAGAAGAAGACCGTCGTTCTTGTGACTCACCAAGTTGAGTTTCTCCCGGAAACCGATCGGATTCTGGTAAGGTGTCTTCTTTTGGCGAGGCTCGTTCATGAGCAAGTCAGGTGGGGGCTTGACCAGCTTCTTGCTTGCCAGGTGATGGAACATGGAAAGGTCGCACAGGAAGGAACTTACGAGCAGCTACTGAAGTCGGGAACAGCTTTCGAGCAGTTGGTCAATGCTCATCAATCTTCCATGAACATCATAGATTCTTCAAGCCATGGAAACCAAAATCTTGCAGAAAGTGCAGGCGGTGGTCAAGAACATGACGCGCATCAGCCCACAAAGCAGGAGAGTGAGGTCGAAATATCCAGTCAGGGCCTCTCAGCCGCGCAGCTCACCGAAGATGAAGAGACGGCGATAGGTGATCTCGGATGGAAGCCATATCGAGACTATCTCCAAGTTTCCAAGGGTTACACTCTTCTTGTTTGGATGATCCTGCTTCAGTCTGTATTCGTGCTTCTCCAAAGCCTCTCGGGCTACTGGTTGGCCGTGGTCGCCCAGCTGCAGCATGTCAGTGGTGGAATCCTGGTCGGAGTTTATGCAGTGATCTCAATCCTTAGCTGCTTCTTTGCATATACGAGAAGCTTGGTTGCTGCTCGACAGGGTCTAAATGCCTCAAAGGCTTTCTTCTCCTCTCTCATGGACTCGGTCTTCAAAGCTCCTATGTCGTTCTTCGACTCGACACCCGTGGGAAGGATTCTAACAAGGGTGAGTGAAGTACTTCCCATCCTCAGCAGCATCGTGTCACACATTGTACTGACAAATCTGTATGTTACCACTGCAGGTATCCTCTGATCTGAGTATTTTGGACTTCGACATACCTTACTCCATCGTTTTTGTGCTGTCTGGGTCGTTAGAAATCTCAGGAATGATAATAATCATGGCATCTGTGACATGGCAAGTGCTGATCGTAGCAGTCCCAGTGATGATCAGAATGATCTTTGTTCAGGTAACTCTCCTACCGGCTCTGCTTTCACTCGCTGCCAGTTTGATCTCTCATGGCCATGTGGAATTGCAGAGGTACTATGTGGCATCAGCAAGGGAGCTTGTAAGGATCAATGGAACGACGAAGGCACCAGCCATGAACTACGCAGCAGAGTCATTGAATGGTGTTGTGACGATCCGTGCTTTTGGGACAATCGACAGGTTCATCCAGACTAATCTACGCCTAATCGACACCGACGCAGCGTTGTTCTACTACACGATCGGCACACTGGAATGGGTGCTTCTGCGGGTCGAAGCACTCCAGAATCTGACCATATTTACTTCATCTCTTTGCCTTGTTCTGCTACCACAAGGAACTATCTCTCCTGGTACATGAATGACCACATCCATCTTTTAGTCATTGGATACAGCTCAATTTTGATCACCGGATTCCTTTGGATACATTGCAGGATTCTCTGGTCTCTGTCTCTCCTACGCTTTAACTCTTTCTTCTTCCCAAGCCTTCTTGACAAGGTTTTACTCCACCCTAGAAAACTGTATCATCTCTGTGGAGCGGATAAAGCAGTTCATGCATATCCCATCAGAGCCTCCTGCAGTCATCCATGACAAGAGGCCGCATCCACCTACGTGGCCCAGCGAAGGAAGGATAGATTTGCAAGATCTAAAGGTGAGGAATTAGATCATGTGTCAGAACTTTTGCCATCTTGTGAGTCATCTGAGAGACTTTTGTCGAACAGGTGAGGTATCGTCCAAATGCTCCTCTGGTTCTCAAAGGGATCACCTGCACCTTTGCGTCAGGACACAAGAtagtgttagagctagccccaggatatttaccaaaggataattttggcaacacaacaaagacaataaagcggaaataataaaagcgacaagaacaaacaaaacaccagaacaccagatatacgtggttcggtcaaatgactttgacctacatccacggaagaaagaggagcaaactactattataaaagagggacacttacaaatgccttaggaaatgttcctaggccataaaacaccttcagcttcctaaacaagaagacttcaaaccataagcaggttttcttatgatgtctgctgtacttcttgtggtatctgtgatacttctcgtggtgtatctaacatcaaagctcagacccttatttatagttccaaaacgagacaacaagtctgattttcccgatgtgggactatgggacttgccaaactaacaaatctccaccttggcatgtcccaacaaaacttgctccaccttcttcacaaaagccccaacgggcaatcaccaacaatgaacaccaaccaagtccaagcactgcttgaacttgtaaaccagaagaggcttcgtaaacatatcagctggattgtccttcgtatgaattttctgaacaaggacttttccttcagcaatcaaccacttagcggaattatcacaagaaactgcatctgaataggaagtaggctcaccaacttcacttgtttcttctgcaacagacaaagcatatgcaaccaaatttgcatacctttgtggtggtcgaatatttctcatatgacgcatatgccataatttggtgatgtcagaatcagacaatgatgatgacgaaactgcaactgaacctgtgacagtagttccctgcagaatatacaagctaccagacctacaagctttcataacaataagagcacttctagaaactttcataactccaccttcagctgtgtatttacacccaagggcctctagggtgcctaaagagatgagattctttttcaaatcaggaacatgtctaacattagtgagcgtcctcacaataccatcatgcattttaattcggattgttcctctaccaacaacatcacatgcggcattattgcccatcaaaacaattccaccattacaagattcatatgtggaaaacaaatccctattgggacacatgtgataagaacaacctgaatctaaaatccattcatttttagactttgtcctgtcatcagtagcaaagaaaatatttccaaaattctcatc comes from the Musa acuminata AAA Group cultivar baxijiao chromosome BXJ1-10, Cavendish_Baxijiao_AAA, whole genome shotgun sequence genome and includes:
- the LOC135596281 gene encoding ABC transporter C family member 8-like isoform X3, producing MASSQSLLGWFPWDCGEVFDLGSACTQRSLIDFLNILFLVIYSFSLLIIACFRRQSNSWSRCRRRDFIVISVCCALTGIAYFSAGVRALSLEEHELMNWTWFSYFARSLIWIAVAVSLIIQPTEWVQNLSLIWWTSSSLVSSAHTLNLLLNDGRRSLPILDLLSWSVNLLLLYCAIRLAVQRYLHKGNPKDGISRPLPSDNRPNHAAVKKAGLLGRLTFSWLNPLLRLGFSKPLHLDDIPPLDLEDEASYAYKRFFQIWDVGRGAKGKSRNLVSSALAECYLMEILITSVYALLKTVAVSASPILLYVFVQYNYREEKDLFMGLALVGILVLLKLVESLSQRHWFFESRRLGMRMRSALMAAIFEKMLKLSSHGRRKHSTGEIVNYIAVDAYRLGDFPYWFHMAWSLPLQLLFSVAILFWAVGIGALPGLVPLIILGIANVPFAKILQSYQSKFMSAQDERLRATSEALNSMKIIKLQSWEEHFRKMIQDLRDVEFKWLSEIQNKKAYGSALYWMSPTIVSSVVFAGTAAMGSAPLNASTIFTVLATLRVMSEPVRMLPEVLSIMIQVKVSLDRINTFLHEDEIKEDDVKRSHLQNSNLSVQLRNGVFCWEAGESIPTLKNLNLTINKGEKVAVCGPVGSGKSSLLYAILGEIPKLSGSVEVFGSIAYVSQTSWTQSGTLRDNILYGKPMDEALYEKAIKSCALDKDIDNFDHGDLTEIGQRGLNMSGGQKQRIQLARAVYNDADIYLLDDPFSAVDAHTAAILFHDCVMSALEKKTVVLVTHQVEFLPETDRILVMEHGKVAQEGTYEQLLKSGTAFEQLVNAHQSSMNIIDSSSHGNQNLAESAGGGQEHDAHQPTKQESEVEISSQGLSAAQLTEDEETAIGDLGWKPYRDYLQVSKGYTLLVWMILLQSVFVLLQSLSGYWLAVVAQLQHVSGGILVGVYAVISILSCFFAYTRSLVAARQGLNASKAFFSSLMDSVFKAPMSFFDSTPVGRILTRVSSDLSILDFDIPYSIVFVLSGSLEISGMIIIMASVTWQVLIVAVPVMIRMIFVQRYYVASARELVRINGTTKAPAMNYAAESLNGVVTIRAFGTIDRFIQTNLRLIDTDAALFYYTIGTLEWVLLRVEALQNLTIFTSSLCLVLLPQGTISPGFSGLCLSYALTLSSSQAFLTRFYSTLENCIISVERIKQFMHIPSEPPAVIHDKRPHPPTWPSEGRIDLQDLKVRYRPNAPLVLKGITCTFASGHKIIGVVGRTGSGKTTLISALFRLVDPTSGRILIDEVDICSIGLKDLRMKLSIIPQEPTLFRGSIRSNLDPLGLHTDQEIWEALEKCQLKAAISTLPTLLDSPVTDDGQNWSAGQRQLFCLGRVLLRKNRVLVLDEATASIDSATDAVLQRVIKEEFASCTVITIAHRVPTVTDSDTVMVLSYGKLVEYDKPSRLIENRSSAFAKLVAEYWSNCRRDSAHSLSSN
- the LOC135596281 gene encoding ABC transporter C family member 8-like isoform X1, whose product is MASSQSLLGWFPWDCGEVFDLGSACTQRSLIDFLNILFLVIYSFSLLIIACFRRQSNSWSRCRRRDFIVISVCCALTGIAYFSAGVRALSLEEHELMNWTWFSYFARSLIWIAVAVSLIIQPTEWVQNLSLIWWTSSSLVSSAHTLNLLLNDGRRSLPILDLLSWSVNLLLLYCAIRLAVQRYLHKGNPKDGISRPLPSDNRPNHAAVKKAGLLGRLTFSWLNPLLRLGFSKPLHLDDIPPLDLEDEASYAYKRFFQIWDVGRGAKGKSRNLVSSALAECYLMEILITSVYALLKTVAVSASPILLYVFVQYNYREEKDLFMGLALVGILVLLKLVESLSQRHWFFESRRLGMRMRSALMAAIFEKMLKLSSHGRRKHSTGEIVNYIAVDAYRLGDFPYWFHMAWSLPLQLLFSVAILFWAVGIGALPGLVPLIILGIANVPFAKILQSYQSKFMSAQDERLRATSEALNSMKIIKLQSWEEHFRKMIQDLRDVEFKWLSEIQNKKAYGSALYWMSPTIVSSVVFAGTAAMGSAPLNASTIFTVLATLRVMSEPVRMLPEVLSIMIQVKVSLDRINTFLHEDEIKEDDVKRSHLQNSNLSVQLRNGVFCWEAGESIPTLKNLNLTINKGEKVAVCGPVGSGKSSLLYAILGEIPKLSGSVEVFGSIAYVSQTSWTQSGTLRDNILYGKPMDEALYEKAIKSCALDKDIDNFDHGDLTEIGQRGLNMSGGQKQRIQLARAVYNDADIYLLDDPFSAVDAHTAAILFHDCVMSALEKKTVVLVTHQVEFLPETDRILVMEHGKVAQEGTYEQLLKSGTAFEQLVNAHQSSMNIIDSSSHGNQNLAESAGGGQEHDAHQPTKQESEVEISSQGLSAAQLTEDEETAIGDLGWKPYRDYLQVSKGYTLLVWMILLQSVFVLLQSLSGYWLAVVAQLQHVSGGILVGVYAVISILSCFFAYTRSLVAARQGLNASKAFFSSLMDSVFKAPMSFFDSTPVGRILTRVSSDLSILDFDIPYSIVFVLSGSLEISGMIIIMASVTWQVLIVAVPVMIRMIFVQRYYVASARELVRINGTTKAPAMNYAAESLNGVVTIRAFGTIDRFIQTNLRLIDTDAALFYYTIGTLEWVLLRVEALQNLTIFTSSLCLVLLPQGTISPGFSGLCLSYALTLSSSQAFLTRFYSTLENCIISVERIKQFMHIPSEPPAVIHDKRPHPPTWPSEGRIDLQDLKALEKCQLKAAISTLPTLLDSPVTDDGQNWSAGQRQLFCLGRVLLRKNRVLVLDEATASIDSATDAVLQRVIKEEFASCTVITIAHRVPTVTDSDTVMVLSYGKLVEYDKPSRLIENRSSAFAKLVAEYWSNCRRDSAHSLSSN